A part of Desulfofundulus salinus genomic DNA contains:
- a CDS encoding Ger(x)C family spore germination protein, with the protein MLVFLLLFLPLVLSGCWDHREVEELGIVLLTAVDAAPEGKIRVVVQTLVPAAVAGGGGGGGMSGVGGGGGGGGGGRKRYHNLATEARTVFEAIRRLSMESPRELFFAHNQVIIISEKLARERGVAEVMDFFERNRQFRRDTWILVARGDPRDIMEVPVHLEVTPAQDIVGIINNQELSARFAPTHLGEFVEMLENSGVEPYTAILEVVPNAAFSRMSLHPGGAGPAPFHNIKLTGTAVFRRDRLVGWLNEREARGLLWVRGEVRGGPVTFSLPGSRGEQKLAVEILRAGRGGVKLEPFLASGQPGMRVEINTRVNITESENLEIDLRNPQVISRLEKQLAGVIKQEVMACVTRLQEEYRADVLGFGEAVHRKYPRVWRQVEREWEDVFATMPVTVEVKVVIRRMGLINRPLQPSGMQEVGLINISRRVMYDGGCFAQPGLYHHYRPAGSAPG; encoded by the coding sequence GTGTTAGTGTTTCTGTTGTTGTTTTTGCCTCTCGTCCTCAGTGGCTGCTGGGACCACCGGGAGGTGGAAGAGCTGGGCATTGTTTTGCTCACGGCCGTGGATGCCGCCCCCGAGGGCAAGATACGCGTGGTAGTGCAGACCCTGGTTCCCGCGGCAGTTGCCGGCGGAGGCGGGGGTGGCGGTATGAGCGGTGTCGGTGGCGGTGGTGGTGGGGGGGGTGGCGGGCGCAAGCGCTACCACAACCTGGCCACGGAGGCCAGGACGGTTTTTGAGGCCATCCGCCGGTTGTCCATGGAAAGCCCCCGGGAGCTCTTTTTCGCCCACAACCAGGTGATCATTATTTCCGAAAAACTGGCCCGGGAAAGGGGGGTTGCGGAAGTGATGGATTTCTTTGAGCGCAACCGCCAGTTCCGGCGGGATACCTGGATCCTGGTGGCCAGGGGGGATCCCAGGGATATCATGGAGGTTCCCGTCCACCTGGAGGTCACCCCGGCACAGGATATCGTGGGGATAATCAACAACCAGGAACTTTCCGCCCGTTTCGCCCCCACCCACCTGGGGGAATTTGTCGAGATGCTGGAGAATTCAGGCGTGGAGCCCTATACGGCCATTTTGGAAGTAGTGCCCAACGCCGCTTTTAGCCGCATGTCCCTGCATCCCGGGGGGGCAGGGCCTGCGCCCTTTCATAACATCAAACTTACCGGGACAGCCGTTTTTCGCCGGGACAGGTTGGTGGGATGGCTTAACGAACGGGAAGCCCGGGGATTGTTGTGGGTGCGGGGGGAAGTGCGGGGCGGGCCAGTCACCTTTTCCCTTCCCGGCTCCCGGGGTGAACAGAAACTGGCCGTGGAAATTTTGCGTGCCGGCCGCGGGGGAGTGAAGCTGGAACCGTTTCTGGCCAGCGGGCAGCCGGGCATGAGGGTGGAGATCAACACCCGCGTGAACATTACCGAATCGGAAAACCTGGAGATTGATTTAAGGAATCCCCAGGTCATTTCCCGGCTGGAAAAACAGCTGGCCGGGGTAATCAAGCAGGAGGTCATGGCCTGCGTAACCAGGCTGCAGGAGGAATACCGGGCCGATGTCCTCGGCTTTGGTGAAGCGGTGCACCGCAAGTATCCCCGGGTGTGGAGGCAAGTGGAACGGGAATGGGAGGATGTTTTCGCGACCATGCCCGTGACGGTAGAAGTGAAAGTCGTGATCCGGCGTATGGGCCTGATCAATAGGCCCCTGCAGCCTTCAGGGATGCAGGAAGTTGGCTTAATAAACATATCAAGGAGGGTAATGTACGATGGAGGTTGTTTTGCTCAGCCTGGTCTTTATCATCATTATCGCCCTGCAGGTTCCGCCCCTGGTTAA
- a CDS encoding spore germination protein yields MVRILKNFARILPKGKKSPQSLKESHVQWEQSYEAGELKKMPLSSRLKDNLALIKQILGHSSDLVIRELQLGVDGGVPGAVVFIDGMTDKGTVNDTLIKGLTLESRMAGLGGKAAGDLFTLVRNFMINVSSVKEAATVFELLDGILYGDVAVLIEGKAAALLATAPGWPVRGIEEPTSESVVRGPREGFTELLRTNTSLIRRHLRNPNLVIERITLGERTRTFVEIVYLRGLADPRLVQEVKDRLSRIKVDGIIESGNIEELIEDHPYSPFPQVFRTERPDRVVSMLLDGRVAIITDGTPFVLIVPAEFVVFIQSSEDYYERFFLATAVRWLRYIAFIASLILPSLYISITTFHQEMIPTRLLINIAASREGVPVPAFVEAFLMEFTFEALREAGIRLPRNVGQAVSIVGALVIGQAAVSAGIVSSLMVIVVALTGISSFVAPVFSMAITMRLLRFPMMALAATLGIFGVMMGLLAILVHMASMRSFGIPYLAPLAPMHARDLKDVMMRAPLWAREARPSELAKEDPIRQVQGLKPAPPTQKGQKGGGGGQKR; encoded by the coding sequence TTGGTCCGCATTTTAAAAAATTTTGCCCGGATTTTGCCGAAGGGCAAAAAAAGCCCCCAATCCCTCAAGGAAAGCCACGTTCAATGGGAGCAAAGCTACGAGGCCGGGGAATTGAAAAAGATGCCCCTGAGTTCCCGGTTAAAGGACAACCTGGCCCTTATTAAGCAAATCCTGGGGCACAGCAGCGATTTGGTTATCCGCGAGCTTCAGCTTGGTGTTGACGGGGGTGTTCCCGGGGCCGTTGTTTTTATTGACGGCATGACGGACAAAGGTACGGTCAATGACACTTTGATCAAAGGCCTGACCCTGGAGTCCCGCATGGCCGGCCTGGGGGGGAAGGCGGCCGGGGATTTGTTCACCCTGGTTCGTAATTTCATGATTAATGTGAGTTCGGTGAAGGAAGCTGCTACTGTTTTTGAACTGCTCGATGGGATTCTTTATGGTGACGTGGCCGTACTCATTGAAGGGAAAGCAGCGGCCCTTCTGGCCACCGCTCCCGGCTGGCCGGTGCGGGGTATCGAGGAGCCCACCAGTGAGAGCGTGGTGCGGGGGCCCCGGGAGGGGTTTACCGAGTTGCTGCGCACCAACACCTCCCTCATCCGCCGCCACCTGCGCAATCCCAACCTGGTGATCGAGAGGATCACCCTGGGGGAGCGCACCCGTACCTTTGTGGAGATAGTTTATCTCAGGGGATTGGCCGATCCCCGGCTGGTGCAGGAAGTGAAGGACCGTCTTTCTCGCATCAAGGTGGACGGCATAATCGAAAGCGGTAATATCGAAGAATTAATCGAGGATCACCCGTATTCTCCCTTCCCCCAGGTGTTCCGCACCGAGCGTCCCGACCGGGTGGTGAGCATGCTTCTGGACGGGCGCGTGGCCATTATCACCGACGGTACCCCCTTTGTGCTCATCGTGCCGGCGGAGTTTGTCGTTTTCATACAGTCTTCCGAGGACTACTACGAACGCTTCTTTCTGGCCACGGCCGTACGCTGGCTTCGTTACATTGCCTTTATTGCATCTTTGATATTACCTTCGCTTTACATATCCATTACCACCTTTCACCAGGAAATGATTCCTACCCGGCTTTTGATCAACATAGCCGCCTCCCGGGAAGGGGTGCCCGTCCCGGCCTTTGTGGAGGCCTTCCTGATGGAATTTACCTTTGAGGCCTTGAGGGAGGCCGGCATCCGCCTGCCCCGGAACGTGGGCCAGGCGGTGAGCATTGTGGGTGCCCTGGTGATCGGCCAGGCGGCCGTGTCGGCCGGGATTGTGTCCAGCCTCATGGTTATAGTCGTGGCCCTGACCGGTATCAGTTCCTTTGTGGCACCGGTATTCAGCATGGCCATCACCATGCGCCTGTTGCGCTTCCCCATGATGGCCCTGGCGGCCACCCTTGGGATCTTCGGGGTGATGATGGGGCTTTTGGCCATCCTGGTACACATGGCTTCCATGCGTTCCTTCGGCATCCCTTACCTGGCCCCCCTGGCCCCCATGCACGCCAGGGATTTAAAGGATGTGATGATGCGGGCGCCCCTGTGGGCGAGGGAGGCCCGCCCTTCGGAGCTGGCCAAAGAGGATCCCATCCGCCAGGTGCAGGGTTTGAAACCCGCCCCACCAACCCAGAAAGGGCAAAAGGGGGGCGGCGGTGGGCAGAAAAGGTAA
- a CDS encoding bifunctional folylpolyglutamate synthase/dihydrofolate synthase — protein sequence MQYDEAMTYLQNLTKFGINFGLGRIKELLRRLGDPQKKLKVVHIGGTNGKGSTTAMVASVLTAAGYRTGTFTSPHLHSYTERYQIDGVQISAERVASLISQLKPHLEAMVAQGFEHPTEFEVSTAMAFKYFYEEGVDFLILEVGLGGAIDSTNVVERPLVTVITNVAMDHMDYLGQTIREIATVKAGIIKPGVPLVTACRGEALEVVAQFCREKGSPMVLVDRVTGGTSSMDPAIASGEETAVEFNPGISYRTVLWEAAAGGFDQGGQYLTVHGLRRTYRDLFIPLLGRHQQVNTAGAVAVVELLVEQGFAIPEEALYRGLAAVRWPARLEIVLSRPLVLLDGAHNYDGARSLARALDDYLPGKEVVLVIGMLGDKERGRVVAELAPRARAVVVTRPNSPRAGDWRRLAEEAQKYVPKVYTIESVPEAVEHALSMARPGDVVCITGSLYMVAEAREVLMAKVNMMASTE from the coding sequence GTGCAGTACGATGAAGCCATGACCTACCTGCAGAACCTGACCAAATTCGGTATAAATTTCGGCCTGGGGCGCATCAAGGAGCTGTTGCGCCGGCTGGGGGATCCCCAGAAAAAGCTAAAGGTGGTGCATATCGGGGGCACCAACGGCAAGGGTTCCACCACCGCCATGGTGGCTTCCGTCCTCACCGCCGCCGGTTACCGCACGGGTACTTTCACCTCGCCTCACCTGCATTCCTATACGGAACGGTATCAAATTGATGGAGTGCAAATCTCGGCTGAGCGGGTGGCCTCGTTGATCAGCCAGCTGAAGCCCCACCTGGAAGCCATGGTGGCGCAAGGTTTCGAGCATCCCACCGAGTTTGAGGTCAGCACCGCCATGGCCTTCAAATATTTTTACGAGGAAGGGGTAGATTTCTTAATCCTGGAGGTGGGGCTGGGGGGAGCCATTGATTCCACCAATGTAGTGGAAAGGCCTTTGGTTACGGTAATCACCAACGTAGCCATGGATCACATGGATTACCTGGGGCAAACCATCCGGGAGATTGCTACTGTCAAGGCCGGAATTATCAAGCCCGGGGTCCCCCTGGTGACGGCCTGCCGGGGAGAAGCCCTGGAAGTGGTGGCACAGTTTTGCCGGGAGAAGGGTTCACCCATGGTGCTGGTGGACCGTGTTACTGGTGGCACTTCCAGTATGGACCCCGCCATTGCTTCGGGTGAAGAAACGGCAGTTGAGTTCAACCCGGGGATTTCTTACCGCACCGTTTTGTGGGAGGCAGCCGCGGGTGGGTTTGATCAGGGCGGGCAGTACCTGACGGTGCACGGCCTGCGCCGCACCTACCGGGATCTCTTTATCCCCCTCCTGGGGCGGCATCAGCAGGTGAATACCGCCGGGGCGGTGGCGGTGGTGGAATTGCTGGTGGAGCAGGGGTTTGCCATTCCTGAGGAAGCCCTGTACCGGGGCCTGGCCGCAGTCCGCTGGCCGGCCCGGTTGGAGATTGTCTTGAGCCGGCCCCTGGTGCTGCTGGACGGTGCCCATAACTACGACGGCGCCCGCAGCCTGGCCAGAGCATTGGACGACTATCTCCCCGGCAAAGAAGTTGTGCTGGTCATCGGTATGCTGGGGGATAAGGAGCGGGGCCGGGTGGTGGCTGAGCTGGCCCCCCGGGCCCGGGCGGTGGTGGTTACCCGGCCCAACAGTCCCCGGGCCGGCGACTGGCGGCGTCTGGCCGAAGAGGCCCAAAAATATGTACCCAAGGTCTACACCATCGAGTCCGTTCCCGAAGCCGTGGAGCATGCCTTATCCATGGCCCGTCCCGGTGATGTGGTTTGTATAACCGGTTCACTGTACATGGTGGCCGAAGCCCGGGAGGTGCTTATGGCGAAGGTGAATATGATGGCGAGCACCGAATGA
- a CDS encoding valine--tRNA ligase codes for MTQFDMPTTYDPRAVEEKWYRYWEENKFFHAKVDAREPFSIVMPPPNVTGQLHMGHALDNTLQDILTRWRRMQGYNTLWLPGTDHAGIATQARVEEQLAREGKSKHDLGREKFLERVWAWKEQYGGRITHQLRRLGASCDWDRERFTMDEGCSEAVKEVFLRLYEQGLIYRDYYIVNWCPRCHTTISDIEVEHLDKPGQLYYIKYPTRDGRDAITVATTRPETMLGDVAVAVHPGDERYRHLVGKTLVLPLLGREMPVIADEYVDPSFGTGAVKITPAHDPNDFEVGRRHNLPQVRVINKDAVMNDEAGPYRGLDRWECRKRIIKDLKEQGYLVKVEDHNHAVGHCYRCNTVIEPMLSRQWFVRMKPLAEPAIRAVKEGRIRFVPERFTKIYLNWMENIRDWCISRQLWWGHRIPVWYCRDCGEVIAAKEPPRKCTRCGSSRLEQDPDVLDTWFSSALWPFSTLGWPEKTPELDYYYPTSVLVTGRDIIFFWVARMIVSGLHFMQEVPFREVFIHGLVLDALGRKMSKSLGNGVDPIDVIESHGADSLRFMLVTGNTPGNDLRFHFERLDGARNFANKIWNASRFALMNLADYDPAAAPGREYHTLADRWILSRYQACVQEVTQFLEAYELGEAARVLYEFIWDEFCDWYIELVKPRLYRAKDGRDRACAQDVLARVLRGAMELLHPFMPFITEEIWQRLPHQGRTIMQSPWPVYQPELRDERAEAEMAVLMEVIRSIRHIRSEMNVPPGKTADAILVVTDPDTRDLVQKWPGYIEGLARCRVQVRPELEEIPPQAAHGVARGVEIYVPLAGLIDIDRELARLKKELAAVEKDLKKVQGKLGNESFLAKAPAEVVEKERAKEAELAGKATAIRERLAMLGG; via the coding sequence ATGACGCAATTTGACATGCCCACCACTTATGATCCCCGGGCCGTGGAGGAAAAGTGGTACCGCTACTGGGAGGAAAATAAATTCTTTCATGCCAAGGTTGATGCCCGGGAGCCTTTTTCCATTGTCATGCCCCCGCCCAATGTCACCGGGCAGCTGCACATGGGGCATGCCCTGGATAATACTCTGCAGGACATTCTCACCCGCTGGCGCCGCATGCAGGGCTATAACACCCTGTGGCTTCCCGGCACCGACCATGCGGGTATTGCCACCCAGGCCAGGGTGGAAGAACAGCTGGCCAGAGAGGGGAAAAGCAAACATGACCTGGGCCGGGAGAAGTTCTTAGAGCGGGTCTGGGCCTGGAAGGAACAGTACGGCGGGCGCATAACGCACCAGCTGCGCCGCCTGGGGGCTTCCTGTGACTGGGACCGGGAGCGCTTTACCATGGACGAGGGGTGTTCCGAAGCGGTCAAAGAAGTTTTCCTGCGCCTGTATGAACAGGGCCTCATCTACCGGGACTATTATATCGTCAACTGGTGCCCCCGCTGCCACACCACCATTTCCGACATTGAAGTGGAGCACCTGGACAAGCCCGGGCAGCTCTATTACATCAAATACCCCACCAGGGACGGTCGTGATGCCATTACCGTGGCCACCACCCGGCCGGAAACCATGCTGGGTGACGTGGCCGTGGCTGTTCACCCCGGGGACGAACGCTACCGGCACCTGGTGGGCAAAACCCTGGTCCTGCCCCTTTTGGGCCGGGAAATGCCCGTCATTGCCGATGAGTACGTGGATCCCTCCTTTGGCACCGGGGCGGTGAAGATTACTCCCGCCCACGATCCTAACGACTTTGAGGTGGGGCGGCGGCACAACCTGCCCCAGGTGCGGGTGATCAACAAGGACGCGGTGATGAATGATGAGGCCGGCCCTTACCGGGGCCTGGACCGCTGGGAGTGCCGCAAAAGGATCATCAAGGATTTAAAAGAGCAGGGTTACCTGGTCAAAGTGGAAGATCACAACCACGCCGTGGGACACTGTTACCGCTGCAACACGGTTATTGAACCCATGCTGTCCCGCCAGTGGTTTGTGCGCATGAAACCCCTGGCCGAACCTGCCATCCGGGCGGTAAAGGAAGGCCGCATTCGCTTCGTGCCGGAACGCTTCACGAAAATTTACCTGAACTGGATGGAAAACATCCGGGACTGGTGCATTTCCCGGCAGCTCTGGTGGGGCCACCGCATCCCGGTGTGGTATTGCCGTGACTGTGGGGAGGTCATCGCGGCCAAGGAACCGCCCCGGAAATGCACCCGCTGCGGCTCAAGCCGGCTGGAGCAGGATCCCGACGTGCTGGACACCTGGTTTTCCTCGGCCCTGTGGCCCTTTTCCACCCTGGGCTGGCCGGAAAAGACGCCGGAGCTGGATTACTATTATCCCACTTCCGTGCTGGTGACGGGCCGGGATATCATCTTCTTCTGGGTGGCCCGGATGATTGTGAGCGGCCTGCACTTCATGCAGGAAGTGCCCTTCCGGGAAGTGTTTATCCACGGCCTGGTTCTGGATGCCCTGGGGCGCAAGATGAGCAAGTCCCTGGGTAACGGGGTGGACCCCATTGATGTGATTGAAAGTCACGGTGCGGACAGCCTGCGCTTTATGCTGGTGACCGGCAATACGCCCGGCAACGACCTGCGCTTTCACTTTGAGCGCCTGGACGGGGCGCGGAACTTTGCCAACAAGATCTGGAACGCTTCCCGCTTTGCCCTGATGAACCTGGCGGATTATGACCCGGCGGCGGCCCCGGGAAGGGAATACCATACCCTGGCCGACCGCTGGATATTGAGCCGCTATCAGGCCTGCGTCCAGGAAGTGACCCAATTCCTGGAAGCCTATGAGCTGGGAGAAGCAGCCCGGGTGCTCTATGAATTCATCTGGGACGAGTTCTGTGACTGGTATATTGAACTGGTCAAGCCCCGCCTTTACCGTGCCAAAGACGGCCGGGACCGGGCCTGCGCCCAGGACGTACTGGCCCGGGTGTTGCGGGGAGCCATGGAGTTGCTCCATCCTTTTATGCCCTTCATTACCGAAGAAATCTGGCAGCGCCTGCCCCACCAGGGGCGCACCATTATGCAGTCCCCCTGGCCGGTTTATCAGCCGGAGCTGCGGGATGAAAGGGCCGAGGCCGAAATGGCGGTGCTCATGGAGGTAATCCGGTCCATCCGGCACATCAGGAGCGAAATGAATGTACCCCCGGGCAAGACGGCCGATGCAATTCTGGTGGTAACGGACCCGGATACCCGGGATTTGGTCCAGAAATGGCCCGGTTACATCGAGGGGCTGGCCCGCTGCCGGGTACAGGTGCGGCCCGAGCTGGAAGAGATTCCCCCGCAGGCTGCCCACGGGGTGGCCCGGGGAGTGGAAATTTATGTACCCCTGGCTGGACTCATCGACATTGACCGGGAGCTGGCCCGCCTGAAAAAGGAACTGGCCGCAGTGGAAAAGGATCTCAAGAAGGTGCAGGGCAAGCTGGGGAACGAAAGTTTCCTGGCCAAAGCGCCGGCGGAAGTGGTGGAAAAGGAACGGGCCAAAGAAGCGGAGCTGGCGGGCAAAGCAACTGCCATCCGGGAAAGGCTGGCAATGCTCGGGGGATAA
- a CDS encoding ABC transporter substrate-binding protein, translated as MGRPRLLLVLLLLLSLTLAAGAIIIKRFSQPQPETNIIRLMEGPHSVYHLPHYIALALGFFKEQGLEVVLENTANEQTLLPALAGERADVVLVGLEEAIYSRADGSMDDVMAFAALTRRDSHFLLARKAKDSFEWAGLKEKTVITGWPESIETVLLEGLLRQNNIAPYREVTLYTNIPASLRIGAFSAGSGDFIILAEPQASMVENAGVGRVVVSLGKEAGPLPATVYVARTDFIRKNPVALQRFTNAVYKAQLWLAHHSTREAARVVGPYLRDMNENLLLRAIERYRAQETWATNPVIDPERFNYLMDLLDQSREVARRIPPEQIINNQFAQKAVETVQYVPEKEKPRWFQRLKI; from the coding sequence TTGGGCAGGCCCAGGTTGTTGCTGGTGCTTTTGCTGCTCTTAAGCCTGACCCTGGCAGCGGGTGCCATAATCATTAAAAGGTTTAGCCAACCACAACCGGAAACCAACATCATACGGTTAATGGAGGGGCCGCACTCGGTTTACCACCTGCCCCATTACATAGCCCTGGCCCTGGGTTTTTTTAAGGAGCAGGGGCTGGAAGTGGTTCTGGAAAATACGGCCAATGAACAAACATTGCTGCCCGCCCTGGCCGGCGAACGGGCCGACGTAGTCTTAGTTGGCCTGGAAGAGGCCATCTACAGCCGGGCAGACGGATCTATGGACGACGTGATGGCCTTTGCCGCCCTGACCCGGCGGGACAGCCATTTCCTGCTGGCCCGCAAGGCAAAGGACTCCTTTGAATGGGCCGGTTTAAAAGAAAAGACCGTCATTACTGGCTGGCCGGAAAGCATTGAGACGGTGCTTTTAGAGGGTCTTTTAAGGCAAAACAACATCGCTCCCTACCGGGAGGTAACCCTCTATACCAACATTCCGGCGTCTTTACGCATAGGTGCCTTTTCAGCAGGGTCGGGGGATTTTATCATCCTGGCCGAACCACAGGCCTCAATGGTGGAAAACGCGGGGGTGGGCCGGGTGGTGGTTTCCCTGGGTAAAGAAGCAGGTCCCCTGCCGGCGACGGTTTACGTGGCCAGGACGGATTTCATCCGCAAAAACCCCGTCGCCCTGCAGCGTTTTACAAATGCCGTATACAAGGCCCAGCTCTGGCTGGCCCATCACAGCACCCGCGAGGCTGCCCGGGTGGTCGGGCCTTATTTAAGGGATATGAACGAGAACCTCCTCTTGCGGGCCATTGAGCGCTACCGGGCCCAGGAAACCTGGGCCACCAACCCGGTCATCGATCCCGAAAGGTTTAACTATCTAATGGATTTGCTGGACCAGTCCCGGGAAGTAGCCAGAAGGATTCCCCCGGAACAAATAATAAACAACCAGTTTGCCCAAAAAGCCGTGGAAACGGTGCAGTACGTTCCGGAAAAGGAAAAACCGCGCTGGTTTCAACGTTTAAAGATTTAA
- the yihA gene encoding ribosome biogenesis GTP-binding protein YihA/YsxC, whose protein sequence is MNIVSAEFVKSITELNRCPAGGRPEVALAGRSNVGKSSLLNCLVNRRNLARTSNTPGRTRTLNFYLINNRFYLVDLPGYGYARVPEKMRVSWGPLIEGYLSRRPELRGVIQIVDLRHPPTAQDVQLYQWLKHHGLPTVVVATKADKLSKSQGLRQLQVVRQTLGLTGEAPLIKFSARTREGRDDLWHVIEEWIN, encoded by the coding sequence ATGAACATCGTTTCTGCTGAGTTTGTTAAAAGCATAACTGAACTTAACCGGTGCCCGGCCGGGGGCAGACCCGAGGTAGCCCTGGCCGGGCGCTCCAATGTAGGGAAGTCGTCCCTGTTGAACTGCCTGGTCAACCGCCGGAATTTAGCCCGCACCAGCAATACCCCGGGCAGGACCCGTACCCTGAATTTTTACCTGATCAATAACCGGTTTTACCTGGTGGACCTGCCCGGCTACGGCTACGCCCGGGTGCCGGAGAAGATGCGGGTCAGCTGGGGACCCTTGATTGAGGGCTACCTGTCCCGCCGCCCGGAGCTGCGGGGTGTAATCCAGATCGTGGACCTGCGTCACCCTCCTACCGCCCAGGACGTGCAGCTGTACCAGTGGCTGAAACATCATGGCTTGCCTACGGTGGTGGTGGCCACAAAGGCGGACAAGCTTTCCAAAAGCCAGGGCCTGCGGCAGCTGCAGGTAGTCCGGCAGACCCTGGGTTTAACCGGGGAGGCCCCCCTGATTAAATTTTCCGCCCGCACCCGTGAAGGGCGGGACGATCTCTGGCACGTCATCGAGGAATGGATAAATTAA